gggtcaggaacaggaaaaaggatggaGGATGAGGGATAAAAGGAGGATGAATGAGGGATGAGAATGAATTTGACAAGACTTGAAAGaggtagaaagtaacccgaaaaagtaacacgaaagaaaggttttagttagagaaaaatgtattgatagtagcaagtcccagtaagcaggagagactgggagaggagagaaggattttcagtaggagagaataggagaagatttaagcaaagaggcttattcctgctctagtgggaaagagggggagggggaggggcccGGTTCTGTACAACACTCGGTCAGTAAGTACgagagaggcccccccccccccatcaaaacGATTAGGAGAAATATGtttgaagggagtgggaaggaagtaggagataggaaaaacaagagctgtttccttatgaggaacacggccttttaataactattctccatttaggaattagGAATTGGGAAGGAAAAAGAGGTTATGAATGCTGCAAGCAGAGAAGTCTTACCCCTGCTccgtggctggaaactggaattgttgcaggagttgctggaaggtggaggtcgaggataaggagaggactctggtaaggatctggaaggcgataggtatgaggtcttgtaaggtaagagactcaatttcttgagccaaggtttgggaagggaatgcggatgagggttgttgctggtccttttgaggagcagttgcaggttggTGCTGGTCCTTTTGGGGAACAGTTGCAgatcgttgctggtcctttttaggagcagttgctagtgtagatgcaggagcagtagctggctgacgttgtcttctctggcgaggagttctctgttctttcggtGGTTGGgttggagctggtttcttttggtttggagaggatgtattcatcatagctgctatcctcttgagacgctctgggcagcgcttattctaagcatggtgtggcttagaataattagggcacttagatgtggtttgtcgaccttctttgtgggccttaatgcacacttctgtgctatgtcgctggctgcagaaaccgcagatgatggggcctctgcattcttctttatgatgtccaaagcattggcatctgtaacatcaaaggggctcaggtgtgtaatcctcaatggggaaggttccccagactcctaagtccagtttggagggaactggacctataacAGTGGCGATGAGACGTCGAAACAGGAACGTCgtctttgcttgtgcagcgaacagcacagtcaatgttgctgcatgacgttgcaatggagataggcatcgacacagcatacctggtgatgacagctttcttcctgataaaagcaggatccagcagcgttaaggTGGGGTTTTCcagaaggaatctggctgtctcaacgtccttgggatagacgataagatcacctttcctgttaggtctcgCAGTGAGTTGATTgcctggcttggcagccatggcagcaacagaggcataggagagcttGTGGTCCACCTGTGAAagccgaaactttggcagaggcttctttggctgtgtagctgggatgttctctattatggcagtggcttcttgcaggagtgtctgaaggcaatcagtgcagttgcagtccgtggagtgggccccttgttcggtctccatggcattggagggctCAGGCACGTTGGTAGAATGATTGACTGCTGTTGCACTCGACTGCTGAGGAGTtgaagggacagacaaggacgagtctgtgctctcagtccttggagtcacagttgGTGATGTtggggctggttctggcactggtgaagGATCTTCAGGAGTCTTCCTTCTCTTGGGAGGGGGTTTAGACTCTTCCTTGGCAGCTGCTGCTTCTTTCTCATACTTGATAAGCTTGTCAGAGGCATTTTTGCCCCCCACACATTTACATCTGATGTGGTGATTAAACACATCTGGGTCTGCAGTATAGGTGGAGTGTTTTGCCATGATGTTAAACATGTAAGCTCGGCGCTGCTGGTAAGAcacacagctatcacagtcacaagcTTGATCATTGAAATAGTCTTCACAGTGTCTGCTGGCATGTGGATAGTATTTCCATCCCGATTTTCCCAAGTAAAAAACGGACATTGTTGTGAAACTCTACGGGGATTTTAGTGATAATTTCACCCCCGAGAGGTAGTCAAAGTGATGAACGTAGCCGATATGTCTGTTGGTCCAGGCGATGAGAGTTGTCGTCGATCCCGAGTCTAAAAAGAAACTGcctagtattatattattattattattactatccaagctacaaccctaattggaaaagcaagatgctataagcccaggggctccaatagggaaaaatagcccagtgaggaaaggaaataagtcttAAAGAGGTTAAGCCTAAAAATTACAGGTATGAAAGGACTACAGCAGAGTATACATTAGATGGTTATGAGATTGTTGAACAGAATCTGCATAGTGACATGGGTAGAGGACTGATAATATACGTGAGGAGGGATTTACGTTTCACCACTGTGGAGCTAGCCACTAAATATGAAGAATACTGCTGTGTAGAGATCTCAGATAAAAAAGACAAGATATTAATCACCAACATATATCGTAGCCCCAGCAGtgacaaggaaaataataaaaaattgtttCAATTACTGCAGGAAGTGAGTGATGTTAAGGTGCAATATAAAACAGTTGTTTGGGACTTTAATCTTCCTCGCATCAAGTGGAGCAATTACACGACAGAAGCGGGGCCAACAGATTTTAACACAGTTCATAGAAAGAATCCGTGAATGTTTTTTTACACAACACATTCAGGATATCACAAGAACAAGAGGAGACAAAATTGGTAGCACTCTTTATTTAGTTTTCAGTACTGAGGATTCCATAATTGATGATATTAGAGTAGAATGTCCTCTGGGTAGAAGTGATCACGCATGTATTTGAATTAACTGTGATATTCAGGAGGTTGAAGTTCAAGGAAAGAAAGTGTATACTTATATGGAAAGGCCAATTATCAACTCATGAGGCAAAGAATGAATGTGGACTGGACCCAGTACTTGTCAGAAGAACTAAACACAgaagaaaaatggaataaaatgATTGCAAAACTTCGTGAAATTGTTGAGGAATGTGCACCTAAGAAACAATATAAGGGCCAAAACAAGATAAGGCCAAGGACAAATGAGAACTTACCGATGAATAGAAAACTGTGGtcaaaaataaagaagaaacaaagGCTATGGACAAggttaaaaaaactaaaacaagagGACTATCCAGGGGATACAGTCAGGGGCATGGAGGAGGAGTACAGGAGGCTAAATAATCAAGTCAGGCGGCAGACCAGAAATGCTTTAAAGATAAAGGAGAGAAAAATATCGAGTCATGAGAAAGATAATCCCAAGATTTTTTGGCAATATGTTACATTTAAAACAAGAACAAAGTAAGGTATAGGTGACCTGTATGACAGTAATGAAAAAACAAGTGCCACAACTAACAACAAGGAGAAGGCAGATATTTTATCAAAACAGTTTGCCGGGGTATTCATCAGAGAACCGGAAGGGGAAATACCAGAGGCTACAGCTAgatgttgtatgatgccttgcagaattaatgtgtgaaaccttaactgataactttgtgtacgccacctagcggctaataaagtagttgatttcctgtcctctaagtttcgtgtttgtcttcagttcctggctcccctaaaaaTGTAATATGGTGGCAGCGAGTGAGTGATTTACACGCCAAACGAACTATCAATGTGTGTATAAGATCCCAGCCATCTTTCTCAATGACTTAGAGGCCCTGCCATCACGCCTAGCCACTGTGGCAGACCATCTACCACCCCATATCCTGGACCACGCGAGTTTTATGGATACCGCCATCTTAAAAAACCTGAACACTTGGCTTCAGTGACCTTTCTATACTTGTGTTTACCTGTGAACTGTGACATTCTTAGTCCCTGAAGATGGGGGATGATGACCCAGGTGTGGTAGGGGGCAACCCAACATATGTATTCACAAATGACTTGATGGGCATAAAGCCACCCAGCTTTGATTGGCAAGGTTCCAACTTGCCACATTCattcaaaactttcagaagatattGCGAACTGATCCTTGCCACTCCCACCTACACTTGCAAACAGGGGCCAGAGATAGTAAACTACATAGTCCTCTGGATGGGGCCTCAAGCGGTAGAGATTTTTGACAACTGGACTCACTTCATGGATGAGCAACGTTCCAGTCCGACCGATGTGTGGGAAGCGTTTGTTAACTACTTCGAGCCCAAGTCAAACTTCAGGCTCGCCCGTTTCCAGCTGCGCGAACTCATACAGCGGCAGGAGGAGCCAATTAACAGCTATATCAACCGTCTCAAGGTGCAGGATCAACGATGCAATTTTGAAGGAAACAACCTTGAAGATAACCTCCTCGACCAGGTTATCAAAGGTACAGCACATGTCGCAGTAAGAAAAAAGCTTTGGACCAAGATCCGAAACAACTCACGCTTGACAAAGCAATTGATCTTGCGAGAACATTTGAGGAAACGCAGGTCCAGCTACAACAATTGGGGCACGTCAACAAATCCATCGACTCCCTTCAGAAGGTGAAGTTGAGACACAAGAGCCGTCCGAAAGCAAAAAACTGTCttttctgtggcggaaaaccgcatgACTGCAAGGACTGTCCCACCATAGACGATATTTGTAAACTGTGTTCGAAAACGGGTCACTGGACAAAGGCTTGTCAAAACACTAAGCGAGCCAGTTCTAAGTCTAGTGTACGCTCCAAACCTCAGAACAGCCGATCGCAGTCAAGCGCAAATGCGAACCAATCACAGCCAAAGCCGCAACAGCGATTCGACCGCCAAGTTAACGCCGTGAATATGTACGACCTGAGCAGTGACTTTGAAAGCATGTCAATGAACAATGATGCCAACAGATCGGAAGCTTATGCATCGCTAAAAATCAAGCCATACCCTGATCGCACAACAAACTTGCGCGGGAAGGTCGACACCGGTGCGCAGAGTAACATCCTTCCACTCAGGACATTCCCTCGCTATGTCAACTCGGATGACATCCCGACATCTACAACTCCGTCCAAAATGACGCTCGCCGCCTACAATGGAACAGTCATCCGCCAGCACGGTACCCTCGTACTGCCGTGCAAATTGGCCGAAAATAAATGGGCAAACTGTGAGTTCTATGTGGCTGAGACCGATGGTCCTGTTATTTTTGGTCTACCCATGTGCACGAAACTTGGTCTAGTCACGCTTAACTTTGCCATTACTCATTCCGACAGCAGTGTGCGTTATACCTCATTGGAAGACATGAAAAGTCACTTCCCTGACCGGTTCGAGGGTATCGGTAAATTCAGTTCTGAGCAGAAACTAACTCTGAAGGATGACGCAAACCCAGTAAGACACCCGCCGAGATGAGCGCCCATTCAACTACGCAAGCAGATCAAAAGCGAACTCGATCGTATAGTGGGTCTTGAAGTAATCCGTCCTGAAGCGGAACCCACCGATTGGGTGTCCAGTATTACATGTGTGACAAAACTCGATGGATCTCTCAGAATATGCTTGGATCCAAAAGACCTCAACAGTGCTCTAAAGAGAGGTCAACACCACACGCCGACTGTGGAAGAACTAACACATGTTTTTGCTGGTGCAACAGTTTTCAGCAAGCTCGATGCAAAGCATGGCTACTGGTGCATCCCACTCGACCATGACAGCCAGCTGCTGACCACATTCAACAGCCCATTCAGGAGGTACTGCTTCCGAAGGCTCCCCTTTGGACTCAACGTAAGTCTAAATCTGTTTCAGCGAGTGATGGACAAGATCTTGCAGGGGCTACCCGGTGTTGTGTCGATTGCTGACGATATTATTGTATACGCATCTACACCAGCAGAGCATTCCGAGAGACTATCCACACTTTTCAATCGAGCTAGAGAGAGAGGACTCTTGTTCAACCCCGCGAAATACGCGATATCCGTGTCAGAGGTACAATtctttggcaacatctattccaaaagtggAGTCCGACCTGACCCAGTCAAGGTCCAAGCCATCGCTCAGCTCAAAGCACCAACTTCAATCAGTGAAATACAATCGTTCCTCGGAATGGCGAACCATCTGCCACCGTTCGTACCCAACCTAAGTGACCACACCGCCCAGCTGCGCAAGTTACTTCAAAAGGACATTGATTTCCAGTGGCATCCTGAACACGACGAAGCCTTCATGTCCGTAAAACAGCATATCTGCCAAGCAGGATCTCTCACTTACTTTGACCCGTCAAAGCCGTCTGTAATCCAAGTAGACGCGAGTCAAGAAGCCCTTGATGCAGCACTGCTTCAAGATGGCCGACCTATCGCTTTTGCATCGAAAAGTCTTACAGACACCGAAATGCGCTACGCCAACATTGAACGTGAACTATTGGCATGCGTCTTCGGTGCCGAACGTTTCCATACATACATTTACGGCAAACCATTTGTCATCGAGTCTGATCACAAACCACTCGAAATGATCAGTAAGAAGAACTTAACTGCCGCCCCAACATGGCTGCAACGGATGTTCCTGCGTCTTCAGCGCTACGATTACGATATAAAGTACAAACCCGGGAGGGAGATGACTTTGCCCGACAGCTTATCGCGACTCCCAAAACACGGCACCGACAAGCCGATAGACTTGAATATCAAAGTGTGCTATGTACAGTTCAGCAACAACAAGCTAGCGGAACTCAGAGGCACAACAGCTAGTGATGACGAACTCGTACTACTGCAGAAGTATATCATCAGCGGATTTTCCGAGAAGCAGAGAGATTTGCCTGCCGAGATCCGTAAATATTGGCCATATCGCGACGAATTCGGTATTGAAAACGGTCATACGATCAAGGGTGAACAGCTCATGGTCCCGGAAAGTCTGCGTACACAGTACCTCGAAACTATTCAATAAAGGTCACCAAGTCATCACGCGGATGTGTTTATTCTGGCCAGGTATTAACCACGATATCGAACAACTCACTAATCAGTGCCAACACTGCCAGACATTCCAAGCCTCACAACCCAAGGAGCCCATGGAAGCCATCACTCCAAACCTCCCGAACCAACAGTGGCACACCCTCGGCATGGACTTGTTTACCGTAAATGACCGGATCTATGTGATTATCGCCGACTACTACTCCAAGTTTCCCGTCATTCACCAACTAAGTGTTGACTCAACAAGCAGAACAGTCGCTCAGCTGACTAGCAGCACATTCTCGTTATTCGGTATACCCAGTATGATCATCACCGATAATGGCCCGCAGTTTATCGGACAACCCTTCCAAGATTTGCTTAAATCGTACAACGTTACGCATATAAGCAGCTCCCCGTTACATCCGAAATCCCATGGATTTATCGAGCGTGCCATCCGTAGTGTGAAGGCACTTATCCGTAAATCTGCAGAGGACACAGATaggcaggggcgtaggagcagggcgGGCTGGGtgggctatagccccccccccacttttttgctgaaaatatgcttttaaacattcagattcacattttgtaaatgcatttcatctctggcaataGCTCTTGTAcggtctcaccctcccaccccactcccGCCACGTAAGTATAATGTTAGTACCCcgtacgtcactcgtcactcgcttagttttacagagagcagccccaatattggTAATCAAGCCACTTGAAATGTTTGAcacccagtgcataccgtgcaaactcttgttaatctatccatcattaggctaccaaacactattatagtaacaaactacattattgatacgcagtaataaattgaaaacatgacacactcgaacacatgtagttgacgaatatcacaaataaacatatgcatgaatgtataatataaatataaatataatatatatatatatatatatatatatatatatatatatatatatatatatatatatataggcctatatatataggcctatatatatatatatatatatatatatatatatatatatataggcctatatatataggcctatatatatatatatatatatatatatatataggcctatatatatatatatatatatatatatatatatatatatatatacatatatatatatatatatatatatatatatatatatatatatatactgtatatatatatatatactgtatatatatatatatatatatatatatatatatatatatatatactgtatatatatatatatatatatatatatatatatatatatatatatatatatatatatatatatataatttcagagcttacgaagtattaattatacattattcatacacttttaatatgtatattttctggtctcacgCATGACTTtccaatatgtatgtttatattataaatatgcttgttcttaattttgcttacttacaattctatatatatatatatatatatatatatatatatatatatatatatatatatatatatgtatgtatatatatatatatatatatgtatatatatgtatatatatacatacatatatatatatatatatatatatatatatatatatatatatatatatatatatatataacatataactaaattcagttattttaatatatgttgtacaacacaacagcaATATTGGAAAGCGAGTTGAAATTTGTTGTAGAacgatttgatttacctaatgttttcatttatgtagattcacgaagtaaacaaatgaaagaatcaaatttactatattctcttctcacaaggtctgatgcttcatattattattcattgagtaatatgaattgctttgttatagttttgacaTCATCATATTTACGTTCACTGTGATCGTGTAGACCACTTTGAGTCATCAACATTTGTTAAAACATAATGATGTTTTATCCATTATACCAAAcaggttatgaaaataaacttaCTGAAATGAAACAATGTATCAACCATTGTTTGTATAAAGTATACAATTAGTTGGTGAGAATAAAATTGATCATGAATCATTGCTGTTTTTAACGgggagtttgtagcaaagaatcaacatcgtcagtatacttttggtaaattcaccaagtaggcctatcggtatatatatatatatatatatatatatatatatatatatatatatatatatatatatatatatatataatatatatatatataatatatctatctatctatctatatatatatatatatatatatatatataggtagatagctagatagatagatagatagatagatatattatatatatattatatatatatatatgtatatatatgtatatatatacatatgtatatatatacatatatatatatatatatatatatatatatatacatatgtatatatatacatatatatatacatatgtatgtatatatacatatatatatatatatatatatatatatatatatatatatatatatatatatatatatatatatatacatacatatgtatatatatatgtatatatatacatatgtatatatatatatatatatatatatatactgtatatatacatagatatatatatatatgtatatgtatatatatatatatatgtatatgtatatgcatatatatatatatatatatatatatatatatatatatatatatgtatatatatatatgtatatatatgtatatatatacatatgtatatatatatacatatatatatatacatatatatatatatatatatatatatatatatagagagagagagagagagagagagagagagaggcctattggtattttatgattgttatagtgtaaaaattggaattggtcacataaaaatcttccagaaatatgattttgttttttatacaatatcctgtcagatgccaggaaatcgcatctgagggtgtttcatcaTAAAATGTTTCTGGGGGAGACCCCTAcaaccactcccccccccctataCCTTggcgcctgcggctccgccttcagtgttatttcgaactttagccccccccaaacaggaaaacgctcctacgcccctgatagggcaatgttagcctACCGTACGACACCCCTCGATCCTCAGCTCCCGTCACCCGCGGAAATTCTCTTCCGACGGAAGCTACAAACAACCGTGCCCGCATACAACCGCATACCTAGCAATAACAAGTTTGACGAATATCAAGCAAGTAGGCAGGAAGCGAGCCAAGAACGATACAATGAACACAGCAAGGAGTTGCCTGAACTCCTACCGAACCAACCTATCTTCTACCAGGACGCCGCTCGCAAAACGTGGTCTCCCGGTACTGTCATTGGATATGGCCCAGAGCCAAGATCTTACACCATCACTTGCCAAAACACTGGCCGAGCTCTACGTCGAAATCGTGTGCTCTTGCGTCCGCGTCATGTCACATTCTCCGATTCCCCGAGTAGCCCTGCTTGGCTCGGAAACACCACTGAGGACGATGCATGGCCAACGGAACCGCAAACTCTTCCCGAGACAACAGCAGCTCAGACCATCCCCACTGGAAATGTCGCCACACCGTCTAAGGTTTCGCCAGCTTGAACTCGAGGCCGAACATCAGCAACCAACCAACAACCAACCCGCCACTCTTAACAGACTGACGAAACCTACCCAACGACTtatcacacaaatataaatgtgtagGCACAGCTATTTATACTGATGGCAAAATAAACCATCATTGATAGCCAGTCAGCTGGCATGGGCAGTGTACCCCATCCAGCCAGTAAAtactatgttttatttttactatataagaattgtatactgattgaacttttgaccttaatatgtctTACCCATAAATCATGATCATTTTCCTCTGTCAAATGAATCTAGAAAATATTAACTAAGGTACACAATTACTTACTGATAATATTTTGAACTGGAACCCTGTAAACCACATTCAGTTAATTTGTATTATTCACATAATTCCCCAGAGAATTTTGCATTTGGTTATTATGTCGTTTACATGATACTCTCCCAGAAATTTTGCATTTAATGGTATTGACCATGTCTTAATACTTTTGTTCCTTTCCAAGGAAGGGgatgttgtatgatgccttgcagaatacatgtgtgaaaccttaactgataactttgtgtaagccacctagcggctaataaagtagttgatttcctgtcctctaagtttcgtgtttgtcttcagttTCTGGCTCCCCTAAAAATGTAATACAAGAGAAGTACCTGTCATTGAAGGAGTGGATATCACCCATGCAAAAATAAGGAAAGTAATCCAGAAACTCAAAAAGAACAAATCACCCGGTCCAGATGGGATACATCCAAGGATTGTAAAGGAACTGATGGAAGAACTATTGGAACCACTTAGGATATTGTTCAACAGCCCACTACAGGAGAGTGTGGTACCAGAGGAATGGAGAATTGCACATATTACTGCCTTATtcataaaaggaaataagaaagatccTGGAAATTACAGACCGGTCAGCCTTACAAGTGTCATTTGTAAGCTTATGGAATCACTAGTCAGAGAAGAAATATTAATACATATGAAGAAAAACATGTTTAGCAAGAGACAGTTTGGATTTATATCTGGGAGATCAACAACATTACAGCTCATTAAAGTGTTGGATAACTGGACGTGTGCACTTGATGAGGGGATGGCAGTAGATGTGGTTTACTGTGACTTCATGAAGTCTTTTGACTGCCTACCAGACAAAAGGCTGATGAAAAAAAGTTGCCAGCTATAATATCCAAGGGAAGTTACTGAACTGGATCCAGGGTTTCTTAACAGGGAGAAGGCAGAGGGTTTTAGTGAACGGTGAGGCATCAAATTGGGAAGAGGTTATTAGTGGAGTACCTCAGGGCTCGGTACTGGGTCCTTTGCTGTTTGTTCTGTTCATAAATGATCTACCTGAAGTGGTTAAGCACTGCAGCGAGGTGTTTTTGTATGCTGacgacacaaagtgttcaggaggATTCAGGATGTGGAAGATTGCAACAGACTGCAGGGGGACCTAGATGAGCTTAGAAAATGGACAAAGAAATGGCTTTTGTTCTTCCATCCAGAGAAGAAATAATAGATGAGAATTGGCAACACCTCAGTAGACGATAATGGCTACATCATGTACAATAAAATCAGCAAGACCAGAACGGAAAGAGACATTGGTGTAGTCATAGACGACAAACTTACTTTTGCTGACCATCTGGCTGAGAAAATAGAGAAGGCAAATAAGATAGTGGGCCTCATTAGGAGAACATTTGTACACCTGGAACCAGCAACATTTAATCCTCTCTTCACATCCTTGGTGCAGCCACTCCTAGAATATGCCAACCAAGTCTGGTGCCCACATCTTATCAAGGATATCAACGCAATAGAAAATGTGCAAAGGAGAGCATCGAAACTGGTGCCATGTCTCAAGGAACTGCCATAAGAAGAGAGACTCAAGAGATTAGATCTACCATCATTAGCGTACAGGAGATCGAGAGGAGATCAGATTGAAACATTTAAGATCGTCAACAAAAAGTATGATAAGGAGTGTACTGAGGGTCTTTTCAGGATGAGGGAGGATAGTGTGACAAGGGGCCATGATAAGAAATTATTCAAGACAAGAGCCAGGCTGAACAGTTGCAAATACTCCTTCCCTAACCGTGTGGTTAACGTTTGGAACAATTTGCCGGACGAGGTGGTACACTCAGAGACAGTGGCACAGTTTGAGTCAAGACttgataaaatttggaaaacacagaatcaaaaattcaattataaagctCAGATAAACACCACGTGCCACCACCACCCACATAGTGTCCTGGCTACCATATTGGAAAACGTCAGTAAGAAtctgtaagaaaaaatatatatatatatatatatatatatatatatatatatatatatatatatatatatatatatatatatatatatatatatatatatatatatatatatgcaaaactttCTTCTCTCATCCTTGTGACAATATTGCTATaaaacttctttcctctacttccaCATAAGATAATCAAAATAACGTGTAGCCAAAAAGATTATTGTATTCATTACCAGAAACAATACATCCTCCCAATTGTGTAGTTTTCCTTTTGGTACAAGTGTATGAATAAAGAAGGTATTGTCAGGGTTCTAACTTACATAAAGAACAGTCCGTTATAAGGGAGACTTTTTGCAAAGTTCTGTACAGATTTTGGTGCAGAACACACTGTGCTCCAATATTACTGTGATTCATACTGgctgctatgattattattattattattattattattattattattattattattgttgttgtagttgttgttgttgttgttgttatcatcatcatcatcatcattatcatcatcatcatcgttattattatcattatattaatattattattattattaatatttcatccgTGCTTAGAAAGTGGAttggtttaa
This genomic stretch from Palaemon carinicauda isolate YSFRI2023 chromosome 12, ASM3689809v2, whole genome shotgun sequence harbors:
- the LOC137651105 gene encoding uncharacterized protein, whose product is MGIKPPSFDWQGSNLPHSFKTFRRYCELILATPTYTCKQGPEIVNYIVLWMGPQAVEIFDNWTHFMDEQRSSPTDVWEAFVNYFEPKSNFRLARFQLRELIQRQEEPINSYINRLKVQDQRCNFEGNNLEDNLLDQVIKGTAHVAVQLQQLGHVNKSIDSLQKVKLRHKSRPKAKNCLFCGGKPHDCKDCPTIDDICKLCSKTGHWTKACQNTKRASSKSSVRSKPQNSRSQSSANANQSQPKPQQRFDRQVNAVNMYDLSSDFESMSMNNDANRSEAYASLKIKPYPDRTTNLRGKVDTGAQSNILPLRTFPRYVNSDDIPTSTTPSKMTLAAYNGTVIRQHGTLVLPCKLAENKWANCEFYVAETDGPVIFGLPMCTKLGLVTLNFAITHSDSSVRYTSLEDMKSHFPDRFEGIGKFSSEQKLTLKDDANPIKSELDRIVGLEVIRPEAEPTDWVSSITCVTKLDGSLRICLDPKDLNSALKRGQHHTPTVEELTHVFAGATVFSKLDAKHGYWCIPLDHDSQLLTTFNSPFRRYCFRRLPFGLNVSLNLFQRVMDKILQGLPGVVSIADDIIVYASTPAEHSERLSTLFNRARERGLLFNPAKYAISVSEVQFFGNIYSKSGVRPDPVKVQAIAQLKAPTSISEIQSFLGMANHLPPFVPNLSDHTAQLRKLLQKDIDFQWHPEHDEAFMSVKQHICQAGSLTYFDPSKPSVIQVDASQEALDAALLQDGRPIAFASKSLTDTEMRYANIERELLACVFGAERFHTYIYGKPFVIESDHKPLEMISKKNLTAAPTWLQRMFLRLQRYDYDIKYKPGREMTLPDSLSRLPKHGTDKPIDLNIKVCYVQFSNNKLAELRGTTASDDELVLLQKYIISGFSEKQRDLPAEIRKYWPYRDEFGIENGHTIKGEQLMVPESLRTQYLETIQ